In the genome of Deltaproteobacteria bacterium, the window AGGGTGGTCACCATGAACATCTCCCCCGCCCCCTCACAATCGGAAGCGGTGATGATCGGTGTGTGAATGTAATAGAAGGAACGCTCCCTGAAAAACCTGTGGATCGCGTACGCGAGGGCGGACCGGATCCGGAACGTCGCACCGTATTTGTTGGTCCGCGCCCTCAGATGGGCGATGCCGCGCAGGAACTCGTCACTGTGCCGTTTTTTCTGGAGGGGAAAGGAATCGGGGGCGATGCTGATGATCTCGATCTCATGGGCCTTGAGCTCCCATTGCTGCCCCGTGCCCGGCGACGCCACCAGGTCTCCCGTGACGGCCAGGGCGGAACCGGTCGTGATCTTCAGGATATCGTCGTAGTTGCCGAGAGAGTCGTCGGCGATAACCTGAATGTTCGACAGGCAGGAACCGTCGTTCATCTCTATGAAGGAAAACCCTTTCGAGTCCCGTTTCGTTCGCACCCAGCCCTTGACAAGCACCCGCTCCCGGGAATCTCCGGACTGGAGAAGTTCATGGATCTTTGTCCGCTTCATATGTGTTCCTCGTGTGCCCCTCCATGAAAGCCGCCCGGAATACCTGCGGCCCCTGTGGATCACGGGCCGGGGCGGCTCCCGTATCACTCGTCAGAACCAGTGAATATCCGGTCGGATTGCACAAGTCAAGGCGAAATTGACCCGGCGGGGGACTGTCGTTCCCCGCCGGCACGAAGGACCTCAGAGAAGAATGATATTGTTCTTCCGGCACGCCGCAATGGTGTCCTGCGACCACAGGGAGGTCTGGATCTCACCGATATGGGCCTTCCGGAGATAGAACATGGAAAGTCTCGACTGGCCGATCCCGCCGCCGATGGAAAGGGGCAGGTCCCCTTGTATCAGGCGGCGGTGAAACAGGAGGTCTGTGCGTTCCATTGTCCCCGTGATCTCGAGCTGTCGGAGCAAGGCTTCCCGATCGACCCTGATACCCATGGAGGAAAGCTCCAGGGCACAGTCGAACAGGGGATAATGAAGCAGGATGTCTCCGTTGAGCCCCCGGTATCCCTTTTCCGTGGGCGTCGTCCAGTCATCGTAGTCGGGCGCCCTCCCGTCATGGGGGTTCCCGTCCCCGAGCACACCACCGATGCCGATAAGAAAAACTGCGCCGTGCTCCCGGCAGATCTCCCGTTCCCGCTCCTTCGGGGAAAGGCCGGGGTACCGTTTCAGCAGTTCCTCGCTGTGGACAAAGGTTATCTCGTCGGGAAGGATCGGCGTGATCTCCGAAAATTGATAGCTGATATATTTTTCCGTCCGCCGAATGACATCGTAGATCTTCCTCACGATGCATTTCAGGTACTCCAGGTTCCGTTCCTCCGGGGCGATCACCCGCTCCCAGTCCCACTGGTCCACGTATATGGAATGCGTGTTATCGAGTATTTCATCGGGGCGGATGGCGTTCATATCCGTATACAGCCCGGTGCTCACTTCAAACCCATAATCGGCCAGCATCATCCGCTTCCATTTGGCCAGGGACTGGACTATTTCAACGGTCATATTGCCGAGGTTCTTTATATTAAAGGATACCGGCTTTTCCACGCCGTTCAGGTCGTCATTGACCCCCGTTCCCGATTGAACGAAGAGCGGCGCCGTAACCCGGATAAGGTTCAGCTCAAAGGCAAGGTTCGTCTGAAAAAAATCCTTGAGGAGCCGTATCGCTTTCTCCGTATCCGTCAGGCTCAGCAACGGCTCATAGTTTCTGGGGATATAGAGCCCCATGTTCCCGTACCTCCTTACCAAGGGTTGCCGTCAGCGTAAGGATCCCGCCGGCACCCATGAAAATATGCGGACACTACCAGACCTTGCGCCTACTTGCAAGGTCATCATGAACAACAAGAATATATTTTTATTGTAAATTACAACGGGAATTGATAACCCCCTGGCAAGTCACCGGACATTCATCCACTTTTTTACGAGGATATCAAACTGCGATGAAGATACGACCGTTATCCCTGATCCTGGGCCTCCTTGTGCCGGCGATGCTTCTTTTTTCATCCGCCTGCAGCGTGGAGTCGATCAGGATCTCTTCCATGCATGTAAGGGCGTACACGGCCCTTGAATCGGGGAAGTACGGGGTCGCGATCGATCACTACCGGAACATCCTGGCACTGGATCCCGATGACCGCGACGCACTGATCGCCGTGGGCCGCTGTCTCATACACGTGAACGACGCCGACGGCGCCGTTCAAGCCCTCCTTCACGCCCGTGAGATCGACCCGCGGAAGGACTCCGCGGCGGCCTATCTCGGCCTTGCCTTCCTCCTGAACGATCAGAAAGCACGGGCAATTGATGAATGGGAGGACTTCATCGCGGGCAATCCGGGCAGTTCCCTGACGCCGGTTCTCAGGGAACGGGTGGAACATCTGACGTCAGGTCAAACGACCGATGCGTCCCCCGCAGGGGGGGACCTTCACGCCGCTGCTTCTCTTATCGACGAGATCGAAGGAGCCCTGGCCCGTGACCGGGCGGCCGCCGAGAAGGAAGCGGCCGGAGGAGGCGGCGGATGCGGGTGATAGACACCCACCGTGCGGCGGTCGCCGCGCAGAGAGAGCAAAATGATATAGTTTCACACAAACCGTCCCCATGGAGGAAGAAGAAATGAGCACCTACGAATACTATCTGGTAGAAAAGAACCCGCCTGTGGCCTGGGTGTATCTCAATCGACCCGAAAAGAAGAACGCCATGAACCTGCCCGCCTTTCGGGAGTCGGTCCCCATATTTGCCGATCT includes:
- a CDS encoding tetratricopeptide repeat protein, whose protein sequence is MKIRPLSLILGLLVPAMLLFSSACSVESIRISSMHVRAYTALESGKYGVAIDHYRNILALDPDDRDALIAVGRCLIHVNDADGAVQALLHAREIDPRKDSAAAYLGLAFLLNDQKARAIDEWEDFIAGNPGSSLTPVLRERVEHLTSGQTTDASPAGGDLHAAASLIDEIEGALARDRAAAEKEAAGGGGGCG
- a CDS encoding aspartate--ammonia ligase; this encodes MGLYIPRNYEPLLSLTDTEKAIRLLKDFFQTNLAFELNLIRVTAPLFVQSGTGVNDDLNGVEKPVSFNIKNLGNMTVEIVQSLAKWKRMMLADYGFEVSTGLYTDMNAIRPDEILDNTHSIYVDQWDWERVIAPEERNLEYLKCIVRKIYDVIRRTEKYISYQFSEITPILPDEITFVHSEELLKRYPGLSPKEREREICREHGAVFLIGIGGVLGDGNPHDGRAPDYDDWTTPTEKGYRGLNGDILLHYPLFDCALELSSMGIRVDREALLRQLEITGTMERTDLLFHRRLIQGDLPLSIGGGIGQSRLSMFYLRKAHIGEIQTSLWSQDTIAACRKNNIILL